A region from the Deferribacterota bacterium genome encodes:
- a CDS encoding septal ring lytic transglycosylase RlpA family protein — translation MYFFAFYIVSCANSAQGDSYYGRYYSSNTKYSRVSYGKPYVIRGVTYYPLASVDKYTETGIASWYGSEEHGQLTASGEVYDMYKMTAAHKTLPLGSYVSVDNLENGKKVVVRINDRGPFVRGRIIDLSYSAAKKIGIVDKGLARVRVTLLSENPNYYMVRGKKLDIDKGSFAIQIGSFNSYSNATNLANRLDNTKIKSVDINGKIFYRVYICGFKDREKAEDFLRDIQGVYPDAFVIAEK, via the coding sequence TGCGCAAGGGGATTCCTATTATGGTAGATATTATAGTAGTAATACTAAATATTCTAGGGTAAGTTATGGCAAACCCTATGTTATTAGGGGGGTGACCTACTATCCTTTAGCTAGTGTAGATAAATACACTGAGACAGGTATAGCATCTTGGTATGGTAGTGAAGAGCATGGGCAATTAACAGCTAGTGGTGAGGTTTATGATATGTATAAGATGACAGCTGCACATAAAACCCTTCCGCTTGGAAGTTATGTTTCAGTAGATAATTTAGAAAATGGTAAAAAAGTTGTAGTTAGAATTAATGATAGAGGGCCTTTTGTCAGAGGTAGGATAATTGATTTGTCCTATAGCGCTGCTAAAAAAATTGGCATAGTTGATAAAGGACTTGCACGGGTTAGGGTAACGCTTTTATCGGAAAACCCCAATTACTATATGGTAAGAGGTAAAAAATTAGATATAGATAAAGGGAGCTTTGCAATTCAGATAGGATCTTTTAATTCCTATAGTAATGCAACTAATCTAGCAAATAGATTGGATAATACAAAGATTAAAAGCGTTGATATAAATGGAAAAATCTTTTATAGAGTTTATATTTGTGGTTTTAAAGATAGGGAAAAAGCAGAGGATTTTTTAAGAGATATTCAGGGTGTCTACCCCGATGCTTTTGTTATAGCTGAAAAATGA
- a CDS encoding sigma-70 family RNA polymerase sigma factor, whose product MSDFKNSDNNSALIQNVTNIEIFRIYLKEISSYPILTREEESELAKKIQEGDQEAKDLMIKSNLRLVVAIAKKYTGRGLSLPDLAMEGNIGLIRAVEKFDYTKGFKFSTYATWWIKQSIERALLNQTKIVRIPIHITELINKVLKTQDRLKHRLGREPTISEIAKHTDITMDLLKRVYDAMRQDSSMDYPLKDDEKVTLHELIVIENEELDPYTVARNKSLQRLLNKLLDCLNDTEKDIIIRRFGLNGCEQETLEKIGEDFSITRERVRQIEKRVLDKLKNLVNNKRMNIEQIL is encoded by the coding sequence GTGAGTGATTTTAAAAATTCTGATAATAATTCGGCATTAATTCAAAATGTTACAAATATTGAAATCTTTAGGATATATCTTAAGGAGATTTCTTCATACCCAATACTAACAAGGGAAGAAGAGTCAGAATTAGCAAAGAAGATACAAGAGGGTGATCAAGAGGCTAAGGATTTGATGATAAAATCTAACCTTAGATTGGTTGTAGCAATTGCTAAAAAATATACTGGTAGGGGTTTATCTCTACCAGATCTTGCTATGGAGGGTAATATTGGGCTAATAAGAGCAGTTGAAAAATTTGACTATACAAAGGGGTTTAAATTTAGCACCTATGCTACATGGTGGATAAAACAGTCAATTGAAAGGGCACTACTAAATCAAACAAAAATCGTGCGTATACCTATACATATAACTGAGCTAATCAACAAAGTGTTAAAAACACAAGATAGGTTAAAACATAGGCTAGGCAGAGAGCCAACTATATCAGAAATTGCCAAGCACACTGATATAACCATGGATTTATTAAAAAGGGTGTATGATGCAATGAGGCAAGATTCTTCAATGGATTATCCTTTAAAGGATGATGAGAAGGTAACGCTCCATGAATTGATTGTTATTGAGAATGAAGAGCTAGATCCATATACAGTGGCACGTAACAAGAGCTTACAAAGACTTTTGAATAAGTTACTCGATTGTCTTAATGATACAGAAAAAGATATTATAATAAGAAGATTTGGTTTAAATGGATGTGAGCAGGAGACTTTAGAAAAGATTGGTGAGGATTTCTCTATTACTAGAGAAAGGGTAAGACAAATTGAAAAAAGGGTATTAGATAAATTAAAAAATCTAGTGAACAACAAAAGAATGAATATAGAGCAGATTTTATAA
- the argB gene encoding acetylglutamate kinase, whose protein sequence is MNIENEIKKANILIEALPYIRRFYGKTIVIKYGGSAMVDENLRANFAKDIVLLKFIGINIIIVHGGGPQINTLLKRVGVKSKFVNGLRITDNETMELVEMVLSGNVNKDIVNLINKMGGKAIGLSGKDGPIIRVEKKKMYSDNKFVDLGQVGIITAINSELIKQVESSYIPVIAPIGVDEEFVTYNINADMVAGYLAASLNAEKLIVLTDVEGLLDKSGKLVSTITLDKLESLNSEGYINGGMIPKLEAVIHAVRSGVNKVHIINGTIIHSLLLELFTDKGIGTQIVR, encoded by the coding sequence ATGAATATAGAAAATGAAATAAAGAAAGCCAATATCCTAATTGAAGCTCTACCTTATATCAGAAGGTTTTATGGCAAGACTATTGTTATTAAATATGGTGGTTCTGCAATGGTAGATGAAAATTTACGTGCTAACTTTGCAAAGGATATTGTGCTTCTGAAGTTTATAGGTATAAATATAATTATAGTTCATGGGGGAGGACCTCAAATTAATACATTATTAAAAAGGGTTGGGGTTAAATCAAAATTTGTAAACGGACTTAGGATTACCGATAATGAGACAATGGAATTAGTTGAAATGGTGTTATCTGGCAATGTCAATAAAGATATAGTCAATTTAATTAATAAAATGGGTGGTAAAGCGATTGGTCTCTCTGGAAAAGATGGCCCAATAATAAGAGTTGAGAAGAAGAAGATGTATTCAGATAATAAATTTGTTGATTTAGGGCAGGTTGGTATAATTACAGCTATAAATAGTGAACTAATAAAACAAGTGGAAAGTAGTTATATACCTGTTATTGCTCCAATTGGGGTTGATGAAGAGTTTGTAACCTATAATATAAATGCTGATATGGTTGCTGGTTATTTAGCTGCCTCTTTAAATGCTGAAAAATTAATTGTGCTTACAGATGTAGAGGGCTTACTTGATAAAAGTGGGAAGTTAGTTTCAACTATTACATTAGATAAGCTTGAGAGCTTAAACAGTGAGGGTTATATTAACGGTGGGATGATACCAAAATTAGAGGCCGTTATTCATGCTGTTAGATCAGGGGTTAATAAAGTACATATTATAAATGGAACCATTATACATTCACTATTGTTAGAACTATTTACAGATAAAGGGATAGGAACGCAGATAGTAAGATAG
- a CDS encoding rRNA adenine N-6-methyltransferase family protein: MLTRKERFLNEIIGPSCNNNGLIMEAFGKVPREYFLDKALKYKIYMDLSLPIGFNQTMTKPSTMAYMISYLNLKKEHNVLEVGTGSGYQTAILANIFRDVYTIEINPKLYLRASNVIRKLYIGNVIFSLSNGIEGLPKYAPFNNIIISAELTQVPDLLVEQLYVGGVMVLPYKGRIVKIVKDVNKLLIYKLAPCKFVDFILD, from the coding sequence ATGTTGACAAGAAAAGAAAGATTTTTAAATGAAATTATAGGACCATCCTGCAATAATAATGGATTAATAATGGAAGCTTTTGGTAAGGTTCCTAGGGAATATTTTCTTGACAAGGCTTTAAAATATAAGATTTATATGGATTTATCTCTGCCTATTGGTTTTAATCAAACTATGACTAAGCCATCTACAATGGCATATATGATCTCTTATCTAAATTTGAAAAAAGAGCATAATGTTTTAGAAGTTGGAACAGGTTCAGGGTATCAAACTGCTATATTAGCTAACATATTTAGAGATGTCTATACGATTGAGATTAACCCAAAGTTATACCTAAGAGCTTCAAATGTTATAAGAAAACTTTATATTGGCAATGTTATATTTAGCCTATCAAACGGTATTGAGGGGCTCCCTAAATACGCCCCATTTAATAATATAATTATATCAGCAGAGTTGACTCAGGTTCCAGATTTATTAGTAGAACAGCTTTATGTGGGAGGAGTTATGGTTCTGCCTTACAAAGGCAGGATAGTTAAAATTGTGAAAGACGTCAATAAATTGTTAATTTATAAGTTGGCGCCTTGTAAGTTTGTTGATTTTATATTAGATTAA